In Sebastes fasciatus isolate fSebFas1 chromosome 24, fSebFas1.pri, whole genome shotgun sequence, the following are encoded in one genomic region:
- the slitrk1 gene encoding SLIT and NTRK-like protein 1 has translation MLLWIVLLNAALCVASGNVTRDVCKEQICSCNEVEGDLHIDCEKRSLSTLQHLTGPSSQFYHLLLHGNSLSRLFPNEFANFYNAVSLHLENNGLHDIVPGAFLGLQLVKRLHINNNKIRSFRKSTFLGLDDLEYLQADFNLLRDIDPAVFRDLNKLEVLILNDNLISALHINVFQHVPITHLDLRGNRIKTLPYEGILEQIPGIAEVLLEDNPWDCNCDLVSLKEWLENIPHNALIGRVICEAPTRLQGSDLNETSEVDMCPSLGGVDTSLVAPPTQEETSETGVPRPTPYKPSGRPDGAKNRSKSRENWQLKTKPTPVVTGVNGDREQQQLHNVTCPQPCNCKLVGSRQGLGVNCEGKKIETLSNLKPKPLAAHELNMRDNNIHAVKKNQLLGYSSLNLLDLGGNNIKVIDNGTFQNQSELRWLYMDKNYLDTLIAEMFVGLVNLEYLSLEYNDIQLIVAGAFGPMPNLRVLFLNNNLLKSLPVDAFLGISLSKISLHNNYFTYLNVVGVLDQLNSIIQIDLHGNPWECTCNIVPFKQWSEKLGADVIVSDLKCESPEGFWKRDFRHVRNDLMCPKLYDKVSPTPPSKNSTFTLDSGTRSNSYLEPNRVSISVLVPGLLLVFVTSAFTVVGMLVFILRNRKRSKRRDGNSSASEINSLQTVCDSSYWHSGGPYHADGGAHRGFDCSTHLSTTNDA, from the coding sequence atgctgctttgGATTGTTCTGCTGAATGCGGCTCTTTGTGTTGCCAGTGGAAATGTTACAAGGGACGTTTGTAAGGAGCAGATATGCTCCTGCAACGAGGTCGAGGGCGATCTGCACATAGACTGCGAGAAGAGGAGCTTATCCACGCTGCAGCATTTGACTGGACCCAGCTCGCAGTTCTACCACTTGCTGTTGCACGGGAACTCGCTGTCCAGGCTCTTCCCAAACGAGTTCGCCAACTTTTACAACGCGGTGAGCTTGCATTTGGAGAACAACGGCTTGCACGACATTGTGCCAGGTGCTTTCTTGGGGCTGCAGCTGGTGAAGCGTTTGCACATCAATAACAATAAGATCAGATCGTTCAGAAAGAGCACGTTTCTTGGTTTGGACGATTTGGAGTACCTGCAAGCTGATTTCAATCTATTGAGGGATATTGACCCAGCTGTTTTCAGGGACCTTAATAAACTTGAAGTGTTAATACTTAACGACAACCTCATCAGTGCGCTACATATAAACGTGTTCCAACATGTGCCCATTACGCATCTGGACCTGCGTGGGAACCGAATCAAAACGTTGCCTTATGAGGGGATCCTGGAGCAGATACCGGGCATTGCAGAGGTTCTGCTGGAGGACAACCCGTGGGACTGCAACTGCGACCTGGTGTCTCTTAAGGAATGGCTGGAGAACATACCGCATAACGCGCTCATTGGGAGGGTGATATGTGAGGCTCCAACAAGGCTGCAAGGGAGCGACTTGAACGAGACCTCAGAGGTGGATATGTGCCCTTCGCTGGGTGGAGTGGACACCAGCCTGGTGGCACCTCCCACTCAGGAGGAGACCTCTGAGACCGGTGTCCCACGTCCCACGCCTTACAAGCCCAGTGGGCGCCCGGATGGAGCCAAGAACCGCTCCAAATCTCGCGAGAACTGGCAGCTGAAGACTAAGCCCACCCCAGTGGTGACAGGTGTGAACGGCGacagggagcagcagcagctgcacaaCGTGACGTGCCCACAGCCGTGCAACTGCAAGCTGGTGGGCTCCAGACAGGGGTTAGGGGTCAACTGCGAGGGCAAGAAGATCGAGACCTTGTCCAACCTCAAACCCAAGCCCTTGGCGGCCCACGAGCTGAACATGCGAGACAACAACATCCACGCGGTGAAGAAGAACCAGCTGCTCGGCTACTCCAGCCTCAACCTGCTCGATTTGGGCGGGAACAACATCAAGGTGATCGACAACGGCACTTTCCAGAACCAGAGCGAGCTCAGGTGGCTGTACATGGATAAGAACTATCTGGATACGCTGATTGCGGAGATGTTCGTGGGCCTCGTGAATCTGGAATACCTCAGTTTGGAATACAACGACATCCAGCTGATTGTGGCGGGCGCCTTCGGCCCAATGCCCAACCTGAGGGTTCTGTTCCTCAACAACAACCTGCTGAAATCGCTACCCGTGGATGCTTTCCTTGGGATTTCTTTATCCAAAATTAGCCTGCATAATAATTATTTCACCTATCTCAACGTTGTTGGAGTGCTAGACCAGCTCAACTCAATCATACAGATCGATTTGCATGGGAACCCGTGGGAGTGCACGTGCAACATCGTGCCCTTCAAGCAGTGGTCGGAGAAGCTCGGGGCCGACGTGATCGTGAGCGACCTCAAGTGCGAGTCCCCCGAAGGGTTCTGGAAGCGAGACTTCCGCCACGTGCGAAACGACCTCATGTGCCCCAAGCTCTACGACAAAGTCTCCCCGACGCCCCCCTCCAAAAACAGCACTTTCACCCTGGACTCGGGGACGCGCTCGAACTCCTACTTGGAGCCGAACCGGGTCTCCATTTCGGTGCTCGTCCCCGGGTTGCTGCTGGTGTTCGTGACGTCCGCGTTCACCGTCGTGGGGATGCTCGTGTTTATTTTGCGCAATCGGAAGAGGTCGAAGCGGAGGGACGGGAACTCGTCGGCCTCGGAGATCAACTCCTTGCAGACGGTGTGTGACTCGTCTTACTGGCACAGCGGCGGGCCTTATCACGCGGACGGGGGCGCGCACCGGGGCTTCGACTGCAGCACGCACCTCTCCACGACTAATGATGCGTAA